A window of Campylobacter ureolyticus contains these coding sequences:
- a CDS encoding ABC transporter permease, with protein MRLLALIKKEFLSIIKDKQNSIIVFLAPLIQLLIFSFSINLDIKNIDLAIFNQSNSKQTKEILYKFEGSKYIRNIYMVKSYEEANKLLELKKAISIVVFPPNFGIKDNNIQVISDGRRSNSAQIAESYILSMTNKNNNLEIRNLYNPNLNNYWWILPSVFGSVSLISAFALTAMSIARERELGTFDQILVSPLSPFQIMLGKLIPAIIISIFNATIILLIAFFGFHIPLVGDLWLLYLGVIVFLFSVCGIGLFVSSISKTQQQAILYTFVFLLPSFLLSGFATPVENMPNWLEPFTNLVTLKYYLLFLRSIFLKDISFIDSLKYLIPMFLIGIASFIFAMQFFKRKSS; from the coding sequence TTGAGACTTCTTGCACTTATTAAAAAAGAGTTTTTATCCATAATTAAAGATAAGCAAAACTCAATTATTGTTTTTTTAGCTCCACTAATTCAGCTTTTAATTTTTTCTTTTTCAATAAATTTAGACATTAAAAATATAGACTTAGCTATTTTTAATCAAAGCAATAGCAAACAAACAAAAGAAATCTTATATAAATTTGAAGGCTCAAAATATATTAGAAATATCTATATGGTTAAAAGTTATGAAGAAGCAAATAAACTATTAGAGTTAAAGAAGGCTATTTCTATAGTTGTTTTTCCACCAAATTTTGGCATTAAAGATAATAATATACAGGTAATATCTGATGGACGCCGCTCAAATTCAGCTCAAATAGCAGAAAGCTATATCCTATCAATGACAAATAAAAACAATAATCTTGAAATTAGAAATTTATATAATCCAAATTTAAATAATTATTGGTGGATTTTGCCAAGTGTCTTTGGCTCAGTTAGCCTAATATCAGCTTTTGCACTAACTGCTATGTCAATAGCCAGAGAAAGAGAACTTGGTACTTTTGATCAAATTTTAGTATCTCCTCTTTCGCCATTTCAAATAATGCTTGGAAAACTTATTCCTGCGATAATTATAAGTATTTTTAATGCTACTATTATACTTTTAATTGCATTTTTTGGTTTTCATATACCATTGGTTGGAGATTTATGGCTTTTGTATCTTGGTGTAATAGTATTTTTATTTAGCGTTTGTGGTATTGGTCTTTTTGTCTCATCAATATCAAAAACACAACAACAAGCAATACTTTATACTTTTGTATTTTTACTACCTTCATTTTTATTATCAGGTTTTGCAACTCCTGTTGAAAATATGCCAAATTGGCTTGAGCCTTTTACAAATTTAGTAACTTTAAAATATTACTTGCTATTTTTGAGAAGTATATTTTTAAAAGATATAAGTTTTATTGATAGTTTGAAGTACTTAATACCTATGTTTTTAATAGGCATAGCCTCTTTTATATTTGCAATGCAATTTTTTAAAAGAAAAAGTAGCTAA